In Dehalobacter sp., the following proteins share a genomic window:
- a CDS encoding NADH-quinone oxidoreductase subunit N: MNINVSLFTTEIATVLLGLVVLAVGLFLTKEKRHRLGYVIAVGLAVIFVYSFGSYGQNTSVMDGMFIIDDFAVFFKQLFMVAAILVILTSTVYVKKMGGNYEFYVITLVAALGMMVLASAGDLLTLYVALETMTISFYILSGYKTDLKSSEAGIKYLVLGAVSSGILLYGLSLVYGMTGTFVIRDIAESIRQMDGLSPAILVGIIFLLSGLGFKVSLVPFHMWSPDVYEGAPTPVTTFLATGSKAASFAALARILIEALPGYSEQWTFILAFMAAMTMVIGNIAAIPQTNIKRMLAYSSIAQAGYIITGIIAVSSAGIKAVAFYSMVYVLATIGAFAVVITFSQNTGSEEIKDYAGLAQRSPFMAAVLTVCLLSMAGIPPLAGFVGKLYLFSSIVNQGYLWLVILGLVMSMVSVYYYLLVVKAMYMNDPVSGTPIKVPVGTNVTLLLILVLTLVLGIYAEPLSVLANMAGNAIFPF; this comes from the coding sequence ATGAATATTAACGTGTCTTTATTTACCACTGAAATTGCAACTGTACTCCTTGGACTGGTGGTCCTGGCTGTCGGCTTGTTCCTGACCAAAGAAAAACGGCATAGGCTTGGTTACGTCATTGCCGTGGGGCTTGCTGTGATCTTCGTATACAGCTTCGGAAGCTACGGACAGAATACCAGTGTGATGGACGGTATGTTTATCATCGATGATTTCGCCGTATTCTTTAAACAGCTCTTTATGGTAGCCGCCATTCTGGTCATCCTGACCTCGACCGTCTATGTCAAAAAAATGGGCGGTAACTATGAGTTCTACGTCATTACGCTCGTTGCTGCACTCGGCATGATGGTGCTGGCTTCCGCCGGAGATCTGCTGACGCTTTATGTAGCCTTGGAAACCATGACGATTTCGTTTTATATTCTGTCAGGCTACAAGACGGATCTCAAGTCCTCTGAAGCTGGGATCAAATACCTGGTTCTCGGTGCCGTTTCTTCCGGAATTCTTCTGTATGGCTTAAGCCTGGTCTATGGCATGACCGGTACCTTTGTGATCCGTGATATTGCCGAAAGCATAAGGCAGATGGACGGACTGTCACCGGCGATCCTTGTCGGAATCATTTTCCTGCTGTCGGGGCTTGGCTTTAAAGTGTCACTGGTGCCTTTCCATATGTGGTCACCTGATGTCTACGAAGGTGCCCCGACCCCTGTCACCACTTTCCTGGCTACCGGTTCAAAAGCGGCTTCGTTTGCAGCTCTGGCCCGCATTCTGATTGAAGCGCTGCCCGGCTACAGCGAACAATGGACGTTTATCCTAGCGTTTATGGCTGCGATGACGATGGTCATCGGAAATATTGCTGCCATTCCGCAGACCAATATAAAGAGAATGCTTGCGTACTCGAGTATTGCGCAGGCCGGCTATATCATCACGGGGATTATCGCCGTGAGTTCCGCTGGGATCAAAGCAGTTGCATTCTATTCGATGGTGTATGTCCTCGCGACGATCGGTGCCTTTGCGGTTGTCATCACATTCTCCCAGAATACGGGAAGTGAAGAGATTAAAGATTATGCAGGGCTTGCCCAGCGTTCACCGTTTATGGCCGCCGTGCTGACGGTATGTCTTCTGTCGATGGCAGGGATACCGCCTCTCGCCGGTTTTGTCGGCAAACTTTATTTGTTCTCTTCGATCGTCAACCAGGGCTATTTATGGCTTGTCATTCTCGGTCTGGTTATGAGCATGGTTTCCGTCTATTACTATTTGCTTGTGGTTAAAGCCATGTATATGAACGATCCTGTCTCCGGCACGCCGATCAAGGTTCCAGTCGGAACCAATGTTACCCTGCTGCTGATTCTGGTCCTCACGCTGGTTCTCGGTATCTATGCCGAACCACTGTCAGTGCTGGCGAATATGGCTGGAAATGCGATTTTTCCTTTCTAA